A genomic window from Ruminiclostridium cellulolyticum H10 includes:
- a CDS encoding SbcC/MukB-like Walker B domain-containing protein, which yields MKPLKLTISAFGPYAGKQFIDFTTLTEQIFVISGPTGAGKTTIFDAISFALFGEASGSSRDRDSLRSDFAEPDTETFVELEFELKGKIYKIRRMPQQQQRKLRGEGYTLRNADAELLMPNGTLITKIVNVDERINQLLGIDKSQFKQIVMLPQGEFRKLLESDSSDREVIFRKIFGTEDFAEIQKRIDDDRASLEKSVHDLKTQINTHISHFDVGEDQTLVDMRNSKNINLEQFIYSVERLLQKDKSIIDEIKAELTETIKAQGMLKEEITKCTEVNRKLSDREQTKQQYEALLSKGNEYSQKEKNLEYARKALPISEVDEQCRKVKQTLEVKAGELELARQELEKRTCEFKSIAESLNTYKDLEPENKKNETELALLEKMLPKVIEYEKGLKHLNAARAEYTQLTGEFERIQRELETNKIKESQQAETLKLIYTTEAECISLEKQISENRKLLIELDGIRKLMGICQEEQNSLENKRAEFASFEKNFCDFRSRLEVMEDNYIRGQAGILAGTLKENTPCPVCGAYDHPKPAEMPSSIPSQEQIRDSKAEFSKLTELRTEKSKAISELNGSVESKYKEIIIRLKALDDIIKIDNYAELVGSGRFETVLGQINATGTGLKEKTVELKAQYNSKKEFTGKKDAYEKEQTQIRDKVKIQEESVQKMTAQKTGILESITKFQTEAQVIEKEISEDIRSASKLKARIEEQKTKIADFQKEYNQLKKLHESSREAVSNAEKEVAVRVSSVDESREEITRQERLLKEKLASSKFGDYEQFLRMKKTQQEIDILQQEITMYYRSLNSLKDLYRHLEEETKGLEKQDILLLNTRYAELEQRQQVLQEQHNLVFSRYNNNSRTIKQLTGTMEKLKQLECKYGIIAKLAKVAKGDNPQRITFERYVLAAYFDEIIIAANYRLTRMTGSRYLLKRKEEKGKGRAQQGLELEVFDNYTGKARHVKTLSGGEGFKASLALALGLADVVQSYSGGISLDTLFVDEGFGSLDPESLDGAIECLTEIQKTGRLVGVISHVTEIKERINSVLEVISSKEGSFIKFNI from the coding sequence ATGAAACCGTTAAAACTTACAATCAGTGCCTTTGGGCCGTATGCAGGAAAACAGTTTATTGATTTTACTACCCTTACTGAGCAAATATTCGTAATATCAGGCCCTACAGGTGCAGGTAAAACTACCATTTTTGACGCAATCAGCTTTGCTCTTTTTGGAGAAGCCTCCGGAAGCAGCCGGGATAGGGACAGCCTTAGAAGTGATTTTGCAGAACCGGACACGGAAACATTTGTTGAGTTGGAATTTGAATTAAAAGGCAAAATATATAAAATAAGGAGAATGCCCCAACAGCAGCAAAGGAAGCTAAGGGGAGAGGGTTATACATTAAGAAATGCCGATGCGGAGCTTTTGATGCCGAATGGAACGCTTATTACAAAAATTGTAAATGTAGATGAAAGAATAAATCAGCTTCTTGGTATTGATAAATCACAATTCAAGCAAATTGTAATGCTTCCCCAGGGCGAGTTCAGAAAGCTGCTGGAATCTGACAGCAGTGATAGGGAAGTTATATTCAGAAAGATATTTGGAACAGAGGATTTTGCCGAAATTCAGAAAAGGATAGATGATGACAGGGCAAGCTTAGAAAAGTCTGTTCATGATTTGAAAACACAAATAAATACCCACATAAGTCATTTTGATGTAGGTGAAGACCAAACATTGGTTGACATGAGGAATAGCAAAAATATAAATCTGGAGCAATTTATTTATTCTGTTGAACGGCTGCTGCAAAAGGATAAATCTATAATAGATGAAATTAAGGCGGAGTTAACTGAAACGATAAAAGCACAGGGAATGCTCAAGGAAGAGATTACAAAATGCACAGAGGTAAACAGAAAGCTTTCAGACAGGGAACAAACAAAACAACAGTATGAGGCTCTTTTGTCAAAGGGTAACGAATACAGTCAAAAGGAAAAAAACCTCGAATATGCAAGAAAAGCCCTGCCCATAAGTGAAGTTGACGAGCAGTGCAGAAAAGTAAAGCAGACGTTGGAAGTAAAAGCCGGCGAATTGGAACTGGCAAGGCAGGAGCTTGAGAAAAGGACTTGTGAGTTTAAAAGTATAGCGGAAAGCTTAAATACCTATAAAGATTTGGAGCCGGAGAACAAAAAGAATGAGACCGAGCTTGCATTATTAGAGAAAATGCTTCCAAAGGTTATCGAATATGAGAAGGGGTTAAAACATTTAAATGCTGCCCGAGCAGAATACACTCAATTGACAGGAGAATTTGAGAGGATTCAGAGGGAGCTTGAGACAAATAAAATAAAGGAAAGTCAACAGGCGGAAACTCTAAAACTGATTTATACTACCGAGGCTGAATGTATAAGCCTTGAGAAGCAAATATCAGAAAACAGAAAGCTGCTTATAGAGCTTGATGGAATCAGAAAGTTGATGGGGATATGTCAGGAAGAACAAAACAGTCTTGAAAACAAGAGAGCGGAATTTGCTTCCTTTGAAAAGAACTTTTGCGATTTCAGGAGCAGGCTTGAAGTGATGGAGGATAATTATATACGGGGGCAGGCAGGAATTCTTGCCGGAACATTGAAAGAGAATACTCCCTGTCCTGTTTGCGGAGCCTATGACCATCCAAAGCCCGCAGAAATGCCTTCTAGTATTCCTTCTCAAGAGCAGATAAGGGATAGCAAAGCAGAGTTTTCAAAATTAACGGAACTTAGGACGGAAAAGTCAAAGGCTATTTCTGAATTAAACGGAAGTGTAGAAAGCAAATACAAAGAGATAATTATCAGACTCAAAGCACTTGATGATATTATAAAAATAGACAATTATGCGGAATTGGTGGGAAGTGGACGTTTTGAAACGGTATTGGGGCAAATAAACGCAACGGGAACCGGACTTAAGGAGAAAACCGTTGAATTGAAGGCTCAGTACAATTCAAAAAAAGAGTTTACAGGCAAAAAGGACGCATACGAAAAGGAACAAACACAAATCCGTGATAAGGTTAAAATACAGGAAGAATCTGTTCAGAAGATGACTGCACAAAAAACGGGAATATTAGAGAGTATTACAAAATTCCAAACGGAAGCACAAGTTATTGAGAAGGAGATCTCAGAAGATATACGCTCCGCATCAAAGTTAAAAGCGAGAATTGAGGAGCAAAAGACAAAAATAGCTGATTTTCAGAAAGAATACAACCAACTCAAAAAACTTCACGAATCCTCAAGGGAAGCTGTGAGCAATGCAGAGAAGGAAGTGGCAGTGAGAGTATCCTCAGTAGATGAAAGTCGAGAGGAAATCACAAGACAAGAAAGGCTTTTAAAGGAAAAGCTTGCGAGTTCTAAATTTGGGGACTATGAGCAATTTTTGAGAATGAAAAAAACCCAGCAGGAAATTGATATTCTCCAGCAAGAGATAACTATGTATTACCGAAGCTTAAATTCACTCAAGGATTTGTATCGGCACCTGGAGGAGGAAACAAAGGGGCTTGAAAAACAGGATATTTTGCTACTAAACACCCGTTATGCAGAGCTTGAGCAAAGGCAGCAGGTGCTTCAGGAACAGCATAATTTAGTGTTCTCCAGATATAACAATAACTCAAGAACAATAAAGCAGCTGACTGGTACCATGGAAAAATTAAAACAGCTGGAGTGCAAATACGGTATAATTGCGAAGCTGGCTAAAGTTGCAAAAGGAGATAATCCTCAGAGGATAACCTTTGAGAGATATGTGCTGGCAGCTTACTTTGACGAGATTATAATTGCCGCAAACTACAGGTTAACCAGAATGACCGGCTCAAGATACCTTTTAAAGCGAAAAGAGGAAAAAGGCAAGGGTAGAGCCCAGCAGGGACTGGAATTAGAGGTTTTCGACAACTATACGGGAAAGGCCCGTCATGTAAAAACCCTTTCGGGAGGAGAGGGTTTTAAGGCTTCACTCGCTTTGGCTCTTGGTCTGGCTGACGTGGTACAGTCCTATTCCGGGGGAATAAGCCTTGATACCTTGTTTGTGGATGAGGGTTTTGGGTCCCTTGACCCGGAATCCCTTGACGGTGCTATAGAATGCCTAACTGAAATCCAAAAAACAGGTCGTTTGGTAGGAGTAATATCACATGTAACTGAAATAAAAGAGAGAATAAATTCAGTATTAGAAGTAATCTCAAGCAAAGAAGGAAGCTTTATAAAATTTAATATATAG